The Nitrospira sp. KM1 genome includes a window with the following:
- a CDS encoding multidrug efflux RND transporter permease subunit, producing MTSHVFIDRPILASVVSIIIVVMGLLAVQFLPIAQFPEITPPVVQIDADYPGASAEVVAESVARAIEVQLPGIDNLVYFDSTSSNDGHVTIKLTFEIGTDPDIAQVQTQNREKLAEPQLPPEVIRQGVSVKKMSPDLVAVIALKSTDPNHDAVFLSNYAILRLVDNVRRVKGVGDAMVFGQQNYSMRIILNPLHMAKLGLTPTDIAATIREQNRDYPAGTIGREPAPKGTEMTIPVITKGRLTEVQDFEELIVRAMPDGSLVRLKDVARIELGAQSYALEGRWNSSPTTFIVTFLAPGANALDTVRRTRAEMDSMAKSFPPGVSYDIPYDTTRFIEVSIKEVVKTLLEAMVLVVLVVYVFLQSWRATIIPTVAVPVSLIGTFLGLYVLGFSINTITLFGMVLAIGIVVDDAIVVVENVERHMREDRVSPKEAAKRAMSEVTAPVIAIVLVLVSVFVPVGFVGGITGQLYKQFAATIAISVTFSGFVALTLSPALCAMVLVPQHGERGRFWVWFDRVFGKTQHGYTSIVGSLVRRPFRVMLVFGVLLLFTFGMFNTLPRSFLPEEDQGYFIVVAQLPDGASKQRTDAVLDRIERFLQANPAVHSTDAMSGQNFVFGTRGPNSATMFVPLHLWDERKEPQFHVKSLIGQAFGEFAKIPEALLLAFNAPSLRGVGTVGGFSAQLQDPGGGDFKKFAVVAQQFIERAKKEPAIGQVGTNFRVSAPRLYAHVNRERAKSLGVPISDIFDTLQAYFGTYYINDFLKFGRIYHVQTEADAEFRSTPQDIAKIYVRAQNTQGMHMIPLNTVVTTEYQSGPDPVNHFNGYNTALVLGSAAPGYSSGQALEALDHVAKEVLEPQGYAIDWSNISFQERRVGGQSNVVFIIGLLMVFLVLAAQFESWVVPFAVILAVPFAIFGALAAVWVRGFTNDIYFQIGLVTLIGLSAKNAILIVEFANTRYEAGRPLLDAAIEAARLRFRPIIMTSMAFIFGMFPLVVATGAGAASRQSIGTGVLGGMLAATFLAIFFVPLFYVVARRLTARKPVRAVNEQVLPMLPEGKG from the coding sequence GTGACTTCACACGTCTTCATTGATCGGCCGATTCTGGCCTCCGTCGTATCCATCATCATCGTCGTCATGGGACTGCTTGCCGTGCAGTTTTTGCCGATTGCGCAGTTTCCTGAAATCACCCCACCGGTGGTGCAGATCGATGCGGACTATCCCGGCGCCAGCGCGGAGGTCGTCGCAGAATCTGTCGCGCGGGCGATCGAGGTCCAGTTGCCGGGGATCGACAACCTCGTCTACTTTGACAGCACGAGCAGCAACGACGGCCATGTGACCATCAAGTTGACGTTCGAAATCGGGACCGATCCGGACATCGCGCAAGTCCAAACCCAGAATAGAGAAAAATTGGCGGAGCCCCAGCTGCCTCCAGAGGTGATCCGGCAGGGCGTCAGTGTCAAGAAGATGTCTCCTGATCTGGTGGCCGTGATCGCGCTCAAGTCCACCGATCCGAATCACGACGCGGTCTTCCTGTCCAACTACGCCATCTTGCGTTTGGTCGACAACGTGCGTCGCGTCAAGGGAGTCGGAGATGCGATGGTGTTTGGACAGCAGAACTACAGCATGCGCATCATCCTGAATCCGCTGCACATGGCCAAACTGGGACTGACGCCGACGGATATCGCTGCCACCATCCGCGAGCAAAACAGGGACTATCCGGCCGGCACCATCGGACGCGAGCCAGCTCCAAAGGGTACCGAGATGACCATTCCGGTGATCACGAAGGGCCGGCTGACCGAGGTCCAGGACTTTGAAGAGCTGATCGTCCGCGCGATGCCGGACGGCTCGCTCGTGCGTTTGAAAGACGTGGCACGCATCGAGCTCGGCGCACAATCGTATGCGCTCGAGGGGCGATGGAACAGTAGCCCGACGACCTTCATTGTCACGTTTCTCGCCCCCGGGGCGAACGCCCTGGATACCGTGCGGCGCACGCGTGCGGAGATGGACTCGATGGCGAAGAGCTTCCCTCCCGGCGTCTCCTACGATATTCCTTACGACACCACGCGGTTCATCGAGGTCTCGATCAAGGAGGTCGTCAAAACGCTTCTGGAGGCCATGGTGCTGGTCGTACTGGTGGTCTATGTGTTTTTGCAGAGCTGGCGGGCCACGATTATTCCCACCGTGGCAGTCCCTGTGTCGCTGATCGGCACGTTTCTTGGTCTTTATGTCCTGGGCTTCTCGATCAACACCATTACCCTTTTTGGCATGGTCCTCGCCATCGGGATCGTCGTCGACGATGCCATTGTGGTTGTCGAAAACGTCGAACGTCATATGCGGGAAGACCGTGTGTCCCCCAAAGAAGCGGCAAAACGGGCGATGAGTGAGGTGACCGCCCCGGTCATTGCCATCGTGCTGGTGCTGGTGTCCGTGTTCGTTCCGGTGGGATTCGTAGGCGGCATCACCGGTCAGCTTTACAAGCAATTTGCCGCTACGATCGCAATTTCAGTGACATTTTCAGGGTTCGTCGCCTTGACGCTCAGCCCGGCCCTATGCGCCATGGTCCTCGTGCCGCAGCATGGCGAACGGGGAAGATTTTGGGTCTGGTTCGACCGAGTATTCGGCAAAACGCAACATGGCTACACGAGCATTGTCGGAAGCCTGGTGCGAAGGCCTTTCCGTGTAATGCTGGTATTCGGCGTATTGCTCCTGTTCACGTTTGGAATGTTTAACACCCTGCCGCGCAGCTTTTTGCCCGAAGAGGACCAGGGATATTTCATCGTCGTGGCTCAATTGCCGGATGGTGCGTCCAAGCAGAGGACGGATGCGGTGTTGGATCGGATCGAGCGGTTTCTGCAGGCTAATCCTGCCGTGCATTCGACCGACGCCATGTCGGGGCAAAACTTTGTATTCGGAACGAGGGGACCGAATTCGGCCACCATGTTCGTGCCGCTGCATTTGTGGGATGAGCGGAAGGAGCCGCAATTTCATGTGAAGTCGCTGATCGGCCAGGCGTTCGGGGAATTCGCCAAGATCCCGGAAGCGCTGCTCTTGGCCTTCAATGCGCCGTCGCTCCGCGGAGTTGGAACGGTCGGCGGTTTCTCGGCACAGCTCCAAGACCCCGGAGGCGGAGATTTCAAAAAGTTTGCGGTGGTCGCTCAACAATTCATCGAGCGGGCGAAGAAGGAACCGGCCATCGGTCAGGTCGGAACCAATTTCCGCGTTTCGGCTCCACGGCTCTATGCCCATGTGAACCGGGAACGTGCCAAGTCTCTTGGTGTGCCGATCTCGGATATCTTCGATACGTTGCAGGCCTACTTCGGCACATACTACATCAACGACTTTCTCAAATTCGGCCGCATCTATCATGTACAGACCGAAGCCGACGCGGAGTTCCGTTCGACGCCGCAGGATATCGCGAAGATCTACGTGCGGGCCCAGAATACACAAGGTATGCACATGATTCCGCTCAATACGGTCGTGACAACGGAATATCAGAGCGGACCGGATCCCGTGAATCACTTCAACGGCTATAACACCGCGCTGGTGCTCGGGTCTGCCGCTCCCGGCTACAGCTCCGGCCAGGCTCTTGAGGCCCTCGACCACGTCGCGAAAGAAGTGTTGGAACCCCAAGGGTATGCGATCGATTGGAGCAATATCTCCTTTCAGGAACGTCGCGTCGGCGGGCAATCAAATGTCGTGTTCATCATCGGCCTCTTGATGGTGTTTCTGGTCCTGGCCGCCCAATTTGAGAGCTGGGTGGTCCCCTTCGCCGTGATTTTGGCCGTACCGTTCGCCATTTTCGGCGCCCTCGCCGCCGTCTGGGTCAGAGGGTTTACCAACGACATCTACTTTCAGATCGGGCTGGTCACGTTGATCGGTCTGTCAGCCAAGAACGCCATCCTGATCGTCGAATTCGCCAACACCCGCTACGAAGCCGGACGTCCGCTGCTCGATGCCGCCATCGAAGCGGCGCGCCTCCGGTTCCGGCCCATCATCATGACGTCCATGGCCTTCATCTTCGGGATGTTCCCGTTGGTCGTGGCTACGGGAGCAGGCGCCGCCAGCCGGCAGTCGATCGGAACGGGCGTACTGGGCGGCATGTTGGCGGCCACGTTCCTTGCCATCTTTTTCGTGCCGCTATTCTATGTTGTCGCCCGCCGATTGACTGCCCGGAAGCCGGTGAGGGCAGTGAATGAGCAGGTATTGCCGATGCTTCCGGAAGGAAAGGGCTAA